A window of Sutcliffiella cohnii contains these coding sequences:
- a CDS encoding TetR/AcrR family transcriptional regulator, protein MSIPYPDKRVIRTKEKFHEVLIDLMEEKNFHDITITEIVKTAGFNRGTFYAHYEKKEELLEEVIENMFDKMKEVFRKPYEDLSVINFHDFPSNSIILFDHFIEHRQFYKLMLRQASTTNFQEGFSNQLDKYFREEFEFDVTNIDPSIDIELFITYRINGIIGIILQWIEDDFPTSPSYMGEQLLRVLNFSTEKIYIKNKNE, encoded by the coding sequence ATGTCTATTCCATATCCTGATAAACGTGTTATAAGAACGAAGGAAAAGTTTCATGAAGTTTTAATAGATTTAATGGAAGAAAAGAATTTTCACGATATTACTATTACAGAAATAGTGAAAACAGCCGGTTTTAATCGCGGAACTTTTTATGCACATTATGAGAAAAAAGAGGAGTTATTAGAAGAAGTAATAGAAAATATGTTTGATAAAATGAAAGAAGTATTCCGGAAACCATATGAAGATTTATCGGTAATAAACTTTCATGACTTCCCTTCCAATTCGATTATTTTATTCGATCATTTTATAGAACATAGACAGTTTTATAAGCTGATGCTTAGGCAAGCATCGACCACAAATTTTCAAGAAGGATTTTCCAATCAACTAGATAAATATTTTCGTGAAGAGTTTGAATTTGATGTTACTAACATTGATCCTAGTATTGACATAGAGCTTTTTATTACATATCGTATTAATGGTATTATCGGCATCATTCTCCAATGGATTGAAGATGATTTTCCAACGTCACCATCCTATATGGGGGAGCAGCTTTTACGTGTTTTAAATTTTTCTACTGAGAAGATATATATTAAAAATAAAAATGAATGA
- the modA gene encoding molybdate ABC transporter substrate-binding protein encodes MKKSWYNKDKSAYGRFTKMRIFTMILTLFLITGCMNDTAEDKTIYVAAASDLYHALTEMGEEFAAETSINIEFTFGSTGLLTQQIKEGAPFDLFAAAHEMYIEELLNSDSVLADSKEYYAIGRIVLMGSDEEGSLKEKLLSSNIRTITIANPEHAPYGKAAKEALQSLGIWEEVEHKIVYAENIRQAYQYVESGNADVGIVALALVTGTQYPYEVIDEEYHQPILQALGIPSQTEKEEMSKQFVQFIVGPRGQAILKEYGFDIP; translated from the coding sequence GTGAAAAAATCATGGTATAATAAGGACAAATCAGCTTATGGAAGGTTTACGAAAATGAGAATATTTACAATGATACTTACTTTATTTTTAATAACTGGATGTATGAATGACACGGCAGAAGATAAAACGATTTATGTTGCAGCAGCATCAGATCTTTATCATGCTTTAACGGAAATGGGTGAAGAATTTGCGGCAGAAACAAGTATTAACATTGAATTTACTTTCGGATCAACAGGACTATTAACTCAACAAATAAAAGAAGGTGCACCTTTCGATTTATTTGCCGCTGCTCATGAAATGTATATTGAAGAGCTATTAAATAGTGACTCGGTTTTAGCAGACTCCAAAGAATACTATGCAATAGGCAGAATTGTTTTAATGGGTAGTGATGAAGAAGGTAGTTTGAAAGAAAAACTACTAAGTTCCAATATAAGGACGATTACAATTGCAAATCCTGAACATGCGCCATATGGGAAGGCTGCAAAAGAAGCATTACAAAGTTTAGGGATTTGGGAAGAGGTTGAACATAAAATTGTTTATGCCGAAAACATTAGACAAGCCTATCAATATGTGGAATCAGGCAATGCAGATGTCGGAATCGTTGCGTTAGCATTAGTAACTGGAACTCAATATCCTTACGAAGTGATTGATGAAGAGTATCATCAACCTATACTACAAGCGTTAGGTATTCCTTCACAAACTGAGAAGGAAGAAATGAGTAAACAGTTCGTACAATTTATTGTAGGACCTAGAGGGCAAGCGATATTAAAAGAATATGGGTTTGATATACCGTAA
- a CDS encoding flavin reductase family protein gives MLSLNPENLSERENYKFLIGSIIPRPVAFVTTQSKNGVLNGAPFSYFNIVSSNPAMISLSIQRSLGERKDTARYIIDNKEFVVHIVDEENVEKVNKTAASLPPDESEITLAQLTPVKSERVKVAGVKEAKVRFECSLVQAIDLGGCDLFIGKVEQYHVDESIYSDGKIDPRGLGAVSRLAGSNYAKIGDIFSIERPK, from the coding sequence TTGCTATCACTGAATCCAGAAAATTTGTCTGAAAGAGAGAATTATAAATTTCTAATTGGAAGCATTATTCCAAGACCTGTTGCTTTTGTTACGACTCAATCGAAAAATGGTGTGTTAAATGGAGCACCGTTTAGTTATTTTAATATCGTTTCCTCTAATCCTGCGATGATTTCATTATCAATCCAACGCTCCTTAGGTGAACGAAAGGATACTGCTAGATACATTATCGACAATAAAGAGTTCGTCGTTCACATTGTTGATGAGGAGAATGTAGAGAAAGTGAATAAAACAGCGGCAAGCCTCCCACCTGACGAGAGCGAAATTACATTAGCACAATTAACACCGGTTAAAAGTGAACGAGTAAAAGTGGCTGGTGTGAAGGAAGCGAAAGTCCGCTTTGAATGCTCTTTAGTCCAAGCAATTGATTTAGGTGGCTGTGATCTTTTTATTGGAAAAGTTGAGCAGTATCACGTCGATGAGTCCATTTATAGTGATGGAAAGATAGATCCGCGTGGATTAGGAGCGGTAAGTCGATTAGCAGGTAGTAATTATGCAAAAATCGGTGATATTTTTTCAATAGAAAGACCGAAATAG
- a CDS encoding ring-cleaving dioxygenase, giving the protein MGKKTMGIHHITAIVGHPQENVDFYAGVLGLRLVKQTVNFDDPGTYHLYFGNEGGKPGTIITFFPWANAYKGRIGDGQVGVTTYAVPVGALSFWEKRLEKFDITTTKEDRFGETYLQFEDSHGLQLEIVERADGEVNSWTFGDVTPEVAIKGFGGAILLSSQPEHTAETLDKVMGLEFVGEEGEYKRFRSEGDIGNVVDVKTTKTGRGQMGVGTVHHIAWRAKDDEDQLDWQKFATEHGFAVTPVQDRNYFNAIYFREHGEILFEIATDPPGFAHDESLETMGAQLMLPTQYEQFRDRIESGLIPFTVRKLD; this is encoded by the coding sequence ATGGGTAAAAAAACAATGGGAATTCATCATATTACAGCGATTGTCGGTCACCCGCAAGAAAACGTAGATTTTTATGCAGGTGTGTTAGGATTACGTTTAGTGAAACAAACCGTTAACTTTGATGACCCTGGAACGTACCACTTATATTTCGGAAATGAAGGTGGAAAGCCGGGAACGATTATTACATTTTTCCCTTGGGCAAATGCGTATAAGGGTAGAATCGGCGACGGACAAGTTGGAGTTACGACTTACGCAGTTCCGGTTGGAGCTCTTTCCTTTTGGGAAAAGAGATTAGAAAAGTTTGATATTACTACAACAAAAGAAGACCGCTTTGGCGAAACCTATTTACAGTTTGAGGATTCACATGGACTCCAGTTAGAAATAGTGGAAAGAGCAGACGGAGAAGTGAACAGTTGGACGTTTGGAGATGTAACACCTGAAGTTGCGATTAAAGGCTTTGGTGGAGCAATTCTTCTTTCATCACAACCGGAACATACAGCAGAAACGTTAGATAAAGTAATGGGACTTGAGTTTGTAGGAGAAGAAGGCGAGTATAAACGTTTCCGTTCAGAGGGTGATATCGGTAACGTAGTGGATGTAAAAACTACGAAAACCGGCCGCGGACAAATGGGCGTAGGTACTGTCCATCATATTGCTTGGAGAGCAAAGGATGATGAGGATCAGCTTGATTGGCAAAAGTTTGCTACCGAACATGGTTTTGCTGTCACACCAGTGCAAGATAGAAATTATTTTAATGCGATTTACTTTAGAGAGCATGGGGAAATTTTATTCGAAATAGCAACAGATCCTCCAGGGTTTGCTCATGACGAATCACTTGAAACGATGGGAGCACAATTAATGCTACCAACTCAATATGAGCAATTTCGCGACAGAATTGAAAGTGGGTTAATACCATTTACAGTTCGTAAGTTGGACTAA
- a CDS encoding cupin domain-containing protein has product MSYYASPRPHPYFNNENEENSFRSNEEEQEILAAILTAVKREASAYNLYYRLACEAPTVQEQQNLLRSLEEKQDLVTTFSHLYAELTGSQSTLEVEHIPYDNFENGVQRAFEIEAECFSEYKRCCSLTNQQQVLEVFQSALAKEQEVAARFDVREEKRVTIRDYGPGPFVIDIEEATKQNNTFRTALWTGEHLQITLMSIPVGEDIGLEIHPHLDQFLRIEDGEGIVQMGDQKDRLTFERKVKDDFAIVIPAGKYHNLTNTGNKPLKLYSIYAPPQHPFGTVHKTKAEAMLAEEMHH; this is encoded by the coding sequence ATGTCTTATTACGCAAGTCCACGTCCACACCCGTATTTTAACAATGAAAATGAGGAAAATAGTTTTAGAAGTAATGAGGAAGAGCAAGAAATTTTAGCTGCTATCCTCACAGCCGTTAAAAGAGAAGCATCCGCCTATAATCTGTATTATCGCTTAGCTTGTGAAGCACCAACTGTCCAAGAGCAACAAAATTTGCTACGTTCGCTTGAGGAAAAGCAAGATCTTGTCACAACCTTTTCGCACCTTTATGCGGAATTAACAGGAAGTCAATCTACGTTGGAAGTGGAGCATATACCATATGATAACTTCGAAAACGGCGTTCAAAGAGCTTTTGAAATCGAAGCGGAATGTTTTTCTGAATATAAAAGATGCTGCTCTTTGACCAATCAACAACAGGTACTAGAAGTATTTCAGTCTGCCCTTGCGAAGGAGCAAGAGGTTGCAGCCAGATTTGATGTTAGAGAAGAAAAACGAGTGACCATTCGTGACTACGGACCAGGTCCATTCGTTATTGACATCGAAGAAGCTACGAAACAGAACAACACATTCCGAACTGCTCTATGGACTGGAGAACATCTACAAATCACACTAATGAGTATTCCTGTTGGGGAAGATATCGGCTTAGAAATTCATCCGCATCTTGATCAGTTTTTACGAATTGAGGATGGAGAAGGAATCGTACAAATGGGCGATCAAAAAGACCGTTTAACGTTTGAACGTAAAGTGAAAGACGACTTTGCCATCGTCATCCCTGCCGGCAAGTATCACAACCTAACAAATACCGGTAATAAACCGTTGAAGTTATATTCAATTTACGCACCACCTCAACATCCATTCGGGACTGTTCATAAAACGAAAGCAGAAGCAATGCTTGCCGAGGAAATGCATCATTAA
- a CDS encoding nitroreductase family protein, with translation MTDFIQLVKERRSASNFLPNISIKKEELQEIFELVKFGPSAFNLQHSHYVTVVDQNKKEQLREAANGQYKVSSASAVIIVLGDKKAYKQAPEIYEGLKMLGIVNKQEYDHMVQDTVSFYETSGAQFQRDDAIRNASLSAMLFMLAAKEKGWDTCPMIGFNAEKVREILKVDEQYEIALMITIGKEKVASRKPRGYRKPVSEFVTYI, from the coding sequence ATGACTGATTTTATCCAATTAGTAAAAGAGAGACGTTCTGCTAGTAATTTTCTCCCGAATATTTCAATTAAAAAAGAAGAGTTACAGGAAATTTTTGAATTAGTAAAATTCGGTCCTTCCGCATTTAACTTGCAGCATAGTCATTATGTTACTGTTGTAGACCAAAATAAAAAAGAGCAGTTGCGTGAAGCGGCAAATGGACAATATAAAGTATCATCTGCTTCAGCTGTTATCATTGTCCTTGGAGATAAAAAAGCATACAAACAAGCCCCAGAAATATATGAAGGCTTAAAAATGTTAGGGATTGTAAATAAACAAGAATACGATCATATGGTTCAAGATACGGTTTCTTTTTACGAGACAAGTGGTGCACAATTCCAACGAGATGACGCCATTCGTAATGCATCACTTTCCGCGATGTTATTTATGTTAGCCGCCAAGGAAAAAGGTTGGGATACATGTCCAATGATCGGATTTAACGCTGAAAAAGTGAGAGAAATATTAAAGGTTGACGAACAATATGAAATAGCACTGATGATTACGATTGGAAAAGAAAAGGTAGCTAGTCGCAAGCCTCGAGGCTATCGGAAGCCAGTTAGTGAATTTGTTACGTACATTTAA
- the modB gene encoding molybdate ABC transporter permease subunit: protein MDSILTPLFLTFKIATIATFIAFVFGVLFSWWFAFNKNKLTNFLSILVTIPLVIPPTVLGYYLLLMLGRGSFIGQWYERIYGQPIVFTWKAAVIAAAIAALPLLIRPIQASFESISKDTIGAAELDGAGKLQLLWYVVMPLAYKGVLAGLVLGFARAMGEFGATLMVAGNIPGKTQTLSIAIYDAVQANRMTDAHMMVFILSVSTILFLYLINRWFK from the coding sequence ATGGACTCCATTCTAACACCTTTATTTTTAACTTTTAAAATAGCAACGATTGCAACGTTCATCGCATTTGTTTTCGGAGTTCTTTTCTCGTGGTGGTTTGCCTTTAATAAAAATAAATTAACGAACTTTTTATCGATCCTCGTGACAATACCGCTTGTTATTCCTCCAACTGTTTTAGGATATTATTTGCTCCTTATGCTAGGCAGAGGAAGTTTTATTGGTCAATGGTACGAACGGATTTATGGACAACCAATTGTTTTTACATGGAAAGCAGCCGTAATCGCGGCAGCCATTGCGGCGTTACCTCTTCTCATTAGGCCGATTCAAGCTTCTTTTGAATCTATTAGTAAAGATACAATTGGAGCGGCGGAACTTGACGGGGCAGGGAAACTTCAATTGTTATGGTATGTTGTCATGCCACTAGCTTACAAAGGGGTATTAGCGGGACTAGTATTAGGTTTTGCAAGAGCGATGGGAGAATTCGGCGCGACATTAATGGTAGCTGGTAATATCCCTGGGAAAACGCAAACTCTTTCCATTGCGATTTATGACGCCGTCCAAGCGAATCGAATGACTGATGCTCATATGATGGTTTTTATATTAAGTGTGTCAACGATTCTCTTTTTATATTTAATTAATAGATGGTTTAAGTAG
- a CDS encoding alpha/beta hydrolase, with amino-acid sequence MKHIFNKGKDASKPTLLMLHGTGGNELDLLPLAGMIDDEASVLSVRGNVLENGMPRFFRRLAEGVFDEEDLVFRTKELNDFLNEAAEKYNFQRDNVIAIGYSNGANIAASLLFHYKNALKGAILHHPMVPRKGIELPDLTGTPVFIAAGTNDPICSPMESAELQKLLDDAGANVELHWENRGHQLTQEEVQAAAIWYRKL; translated from the coding sequence ATGAAACATATATTTAATAAAGGAAAAGACGCAAGCAAACCTACACTATTAATGCTTCATGGTACAGGTGGAAATGAATTAGACTTGTTACCGTTAGCAGGGATGATCGACGACGAAGCATCGGTTTTAAGTGTACGTGGTAACGTATTAGAAAATGGAATGCCTCGCTTCTTTAGACGATTAGCAGAAGGTGTGTTTGATGAAGAAGATCTGGTGTTTCGTACGAAAGAATTAAACGATTTTTTAAATGAAGCTGCAGAAAAGTACAATTTTCAACGTGACAACGTAATAGCAATCGGTTATTCCAATGGAGCAAACATCGCAGCTAGCCTATTGTTCCATTACAAGAATGCTTTAAAAGGAGCAATTCTTCATCACCCAATGGTGCCTAGAAAAGGAATTGAGCTTCCCGACTTGACAGGTACGCCTGTTTTTATTGCGGCTGGAACGAATGATCCAATCTGTTCGCCAATGGAATCAGCAGAGCTACAAAAATTATTAGATGATGCGGGTGCTAATGTTGAGCTTCATTGGGAAAATAGAGGTCATCAATTAACACAAGAAGAAGTACAAGCAGCTGCAATATGGTATCGAAAATTATAA
- a CDS encoding SDR family NAD(P)-dependent oxidoreductase, with the protein MNFEGKVVIVTGAAGGIGKEVVRKLANAQGKVTLVDLNEEAVKAVQAELGLTEENSLVVKADVSNEENVKNYVDQTVAKFGRIDGFVNNAGVEGPAKPLEEVTEKDFDFVYGINVKGVLFGLKYVLPVMKEQKSGSIVNTASVAGLIGSPSMVLYNSSKHAVMGINKVAALEAAAYNVRVNTVNPGVINTQMMRNIESNVAPGAAEAAQAAYNDAVPMKRYGEPQEVANVIAFLLSDEASYVSSSSYTIDGALFNV; encoded by the coding sequence ATGAACTTTGAAGGTAAAGTAGTCATCGTTACAGGTGCAGCAGGTGGAATTGGGAAAGAAGTTGTTCGTAAATTAGCTAACGCACAAGGAAAAGTGACATTAGTAGATTTAAATGAGGAAGCTGTTAAAGCTGTACAAGCTGAGCTTGGTTTAACGGAAGAAAATAGTTTAGTCGTTAAAGCAGATGTATCTAATGAAGAAAACGTAAAAAATTACGTTGATCAAACAGTTGCGAAATTCGGTCGCATTGATGGGTTTGTAAATAATGCAGGTGTGGAAGGCCCAGCAAAACCACTTGAAGAAGTAACAGAAAAAGATTTTGACTTCGTTTACGGCATTAACGTAAAAGGTGTACTTTTCGGTTTAAAATATGTACTACCAGTAATGAAGGAGCAAAAATCAGGATCAATCGTTAACACTGCATCCGTTGCAGGCTTAATCGGTTCCCCAAGCATGGTTTTATACAACTCTTCTAAACATGCAGTTATGGGTATTAACAAAGTAGCTGCTTTAGAAGCAGCAGCATATAACGTTCGTGTTAACACAGTAAACCCTGGTGTTATTAATACACAAATGATGCGTAACATTGAATCAAACGTTGCCCCAGGTGCAGCAGAAGCAGCACAAGCAGCTTACAACGACGCAGTACCGATGAAACGTTACGGAGAACCACAAGAAGTAGCAAACGTTATTGCCTTCTTACTTTCTGACGAAGCTTCTTATGTGAGCTCATCTTCTTACACAATTGATGGTGCTTTATTCAACGTATAA
- a CDS encoding serine hydrolase domain-containing protein, with the protein MIDQAFINELTSTATTKKNIYGALLCVEKGDDSFSYVSAAGNILAHTPYYIASVTKLYVTAVLLKLKEEGRVDLEHKISNYLPSDTLLKLHYFKGHDYSNEITIKHLMSNTSGIPDYFTAEAIKDLIGGRDSAWGYEKVVASAKQEKPKFSPGVRAQYSDTNYQLLGKIIETITEKDIHSVFKEYIFNELELKETYLYEDETDSKPAPFYYKDKKLHLPKYMSSIGPEGGIVSTVKESMIFLRAFMNGRLFPKQYLHELKDWKLLFGPGLFYYGVGIASQPVSLFEFKTGMIGHWGQTGAFAFYHPKTDLYFTGTVNQFYGHSVAAKMMIKMIKACKKV; encoded by the coding sequence ATGATAGATCAAGCTTTTATAAACGAGCTAACGTCAACTGCCACCACTAAGAAAAATATATATGGAGCATTATTATGTGTGGAAAAGGGGGACGATTCCTTTTCCTACGTAAGTGCAGCAGGGAACATATTAGCACATACTCCTTACTATATTGCTAGTGTTACAAAACTATATGTTACTGCTGTTTTACTTAAATTAAAAGAAGAAGGCCGAGTTGATCTTGAACATAAAATCTCTAATTATCTCCCTTCTGACACACTACTAAAACTCCACTACTTCAAAGGTCATGATTACTCCAACGAAATTACAATCAAACATTTAATGTCCAATACGTCAGGAATTCCAGACTATTTCACTGCAGAAGCGATTAAAGATTTAATTGGAGGAAGAGATAGTGCTTGGGGGTATGAAAAGGTAGTAGCGAGTGCGAAACAGGAAAAGCCTAAGTTCTCTCCTGGGGTAAGAGCCCAATATTCTGATACAAACTATCAACTTCTCGGTAAAATTATTGAAACAATTACGGAAAAAGATATCCATTCCGTTTTTAAAGAATATATTTTTAATGAACTAGAATTAAAAGAAACGTATCTTTATGAGGATGAAACTGATTCAAAACCAGCACCATTCTATTATAAGGATAAGAAACTCCATTTACCGAAATATATGTCTTCCATCGGACCAGAAGGCGGTATTGTTTCGACGGTGAAGGAATCGATGATATTTTTGCGAGCATTTATGAATGGACGCCTTTTTCCGAAACAATATTTACATGAGTTGAAAGACTGGAAGCTTCTTTTTGGCCCAGGGTTGTTTTATTATGGAGTAGGAATTGCGAGTCAGCCTGTTTCTCTTTTTGAATTTAAAACAGGAATGATTGGCCATTGGGGACAAACTGGTGCCTTCGCATTTTATCACCCTAAAACGGACCTATATTTCACAGGAACAGTAAATCAATTTTATGGTCACAGTGTTGCTGCTAAGATGATGATAAAAATGATAAAAGCTTGTAAAAAAGTGTAA
- a CDS encoding DMT family transporter: MASKYYGLLLLTSFLWAGNFIVSKGLVDHASAMTLTVLRWAIAVIVLFPIVWWKEKKILPSRKAILPLFLMGITGAALFNIFLFIGLENSTASNIGLLSTLNIVSIALFSFIFLNEKINPLQIGSMVISLLGVLLVMSKGNLEYLLSLQFNSGDVWMLAAVGIWGIYSVCNKWASATTSPMMAILYSGVFGLIVLVPFNTTGLTVTNINPSFIGAILYTGVISTVVCMVLWNIGVQKIGATTSGLFLNFNPIFTAMLAFFLLGEEITIVQGIGSGIVILGSFLFTYFKAKQIPAKIVIEPKLQNEQTSRSHAS; the protein is encoded by the coding sequence ATGGCATCGAAATATTATGGTTTACTACTTTTAACAAGCTTTCTTTGGGCAGGAAACTTCATCGTAAGTAAAGGGCTAGTAGATCACGCATCCGCTATGACATTAACTGTTTTACGTTGGGCAATTGCCGTTATCGTCCTTTTCCCTATCGTATGGTGGAAAGAGAAAAAAATCTTACCCTCGCGTAAAGCTATTCTTCCTTTATTTTTAATGGGAATCACTGGGGCAGCCTTATTTAATATTTTTCTTTTTATCGGACTAGAAAACTCAACAGCATCGAATATTGGACTCCTATCTACATTGAATATCGTTTCGATTGCATTATTCTCCTTTATCTTTTTAAATGAGAAAATCAATCCATTACAAATTGGATCTATGGTAATTTCTCTATTAGGTGTCCTACTTGTTATGTCGAAAGGAAATCTCGAATACTTGCTCTCCCTTCAATTCAACAGTGGTGACGTATGGATGTTAGCAGCTGTTGGCATTTGGGGAATTTATTCTGTATGTAACAAATGGGCATCTGCTACTACTTCTCCGATGATGGCAATTCTTTACTCTGGAGTGTTCGGGTTAATTGTTTTAGTTCCGTTTAATACTACCGGGCTTACTGTTACGAATATTAATCCTTCTTTTATCGGAGCAATTCTTTATACAGGAGTCATTTCCACCGTCGTTTGTATGGTACTTTGGAACATCGGTGTACAGAAGATTGGTGCAACAACATCCGGATTATTTTTAAACTTTAACCCTATCTTCACTGCCATGTTAGCTTTTTTCCTACTTGGAGAAGAAATAACGATTGTTCAAGGAATAGGCAGCGGTATTGTTATATTAGGAAGTTTTTTATTTACGTACTTTAAAGCGAAACAAATCCCAGCAAAAATAGTAATAGAACCGAAACTACAAAACGAACAAACAAGCCGTTCTCACGCTTCTTGA
- a CDS encoding ring-cleaving dioxygenase codes for MLKTAGIHHITAMVNDAQRTIDFYASVLGLRLVKKTINFDRPEVYHLYFGDEAGNPGTVITFFPWEKQLKGRIGMGQVGVISFSIPKSSFPYWKNRLETFDIPYEIKNRFGESYMQFIDPDGLVLELVDRDTNGDHAIQGFAGTTLISAQPNKTADVLEKMLGFQMVGEEEGYLRFKSSASIGNIVDIKLLPSVRGLMGAGTVHHIAWRASDESELSEWKMLLERNGYHPTEIKDRNYFKAIYFHEGGGILFEIATDPPGFTVDEPIEHLGESLQLPSWLEEKRKKLEEMLPSVQVRTLKGEE; via the coding sequence ATGTTAAAAACAGCAGGTATTCATCACATTACTGCCATGGTGAACGATGCGCAAAGAACGATCGATTTTTATGCGAGCGTATTAGGTTTGAGACTTGTGAAAAAGACAATAAATTTCGATCGCCCTGAAGTGTATCACCTTTACTTCGGCGATGAAGCTGGTAACCCAGGGACTGTGATAACGTTTTTTCCTTGGGAGAAACAGTTAAAAGGACGAATCGGTATGGGTCAAGTCGGTGTTATTAGCTTTTCCATTCCAAAGAGCTCTTTCCCATACTGGAAAAATCGTCTAGAAACATTCGATATTCCTTATGAGATAAAGAATCGTTTCGGAGAAAGCTATATGCAGTTCATTGATCCAGATGGATTAGTGTTAGAGTTAGTCGATCGAGATACTAATGGTGATCATGCAATTCAAGGGTTTGCCGGTACGACATTAATATCTGCCCAACCGAATAAAACGGCAGATGTTTTAGAAAAGATGTTAGGTTTTCAAATGGTAGGGGAAGAAGAAGGTTATTTAAGATTCAAAAGTAGTGCAAGCATAGGTAACATAGTCGATATTAAGTTATTGCCATCCGTACGAGGATTAATGGGTGCTGGTACTGTTCACCATATTGCTTGGAGAGCTAGTGATGAAAGCGAGCTAAGCGAGTGGAAGATGCTACTTGAACGTAACGGTTATCACCCTACTGAAATAAAAGATAGAAACTATTTTAAGGCCATTTACTTTCATGAAGGTGGAGGAATTTTGTTTGAAATTGCAACAGACCCACCAGGATTTACTGTTGATGAACCTATCGAACATTTAGGAGAGAGTCTACAATTACCGTCGTGGTTAGAAGAGAAGCGGAAGAAATTAGAGGAAATGCTACCTTCTGTTCAAGTTAGAACTTTAAAGGGGGAAGAATGA
- a CDS encoding Lrp/AsnC family transcriptional regulator → MESYVSKVLDEIDLKILDILQKEAGLNNSEIAKQVNLSPPATHARIKRLEVEGYIEKRVSILNQEKLGFDLLTFIFISTNIHQAEMLERLERELELLPEVMEVHLLTGEHDYFLKVLCKDRKQLEQFIRKLNKLGITRIQTSLSLREIKYSTVLPIGRE, encoded by the coding sequence ATGGAATCGTACGTAAGTAAAGTTTTAGATGAAATTGACTTAAAAATATTAGATATTTTACAAAAGGAAGCGGGGCTTAATAATTCCGAAATTGCAAAACAAGTGAATTTATCACCACCAGCAACACATGCTCGCATTAAAAGATTAGAGGTGGAAGGCTACATCGAAAAACGTGTCTCGATTTTAAATCAAGAAAAGCTCGGGTTTGATTTGTTAACATTTATATTTATTAGCACAAATATTCACCAAGCGGAAATGCTGGAAAGATTAGAAAGAGAGCTAGAATTGTTACCAGAAGTGATGGAAGTACATCTATTAACAGGCGAGCATGATTATTTTTTAAAAGTGTTGTGTAAAGATCGAAAACAACTAGAACAGTTTATTAGAAAATTAAACAAGCTCGGAATTACAAGAATTCAAACAAGCTTATCATTAAGAGAAATAAAATATTCCACCGTATTACCAATTGGAAGGGAATGA
- a CDS encoding DoxX family protein: MFKHEVGALILRITLGVLFFLHGLDKFQGGIENTVGWFDSIGIPGFMAYVVAIIELVGGLALIIGFGTKIISALIALVMIGAMIKVKFAVGIFGNGQMAGYELDLAFLAMAVYLLINGSKLFSVHHFIFSKEEDVKISK; the protein is encoded by the coding sequence ATGTTTAAACATGAAGTAGGAGCACTTATTTTACGTATTACGCTTGGAGTATTATTTTTCTTACATGGATTAGATAAATTCCAAGGAGGAATTGAAAATACAGTTGGTTGGTTTGATAGCATCGGAATACCAGGTTTTATGGCATATGTTGTTGCAATTATTGAATTAGTCGGTGGACTTGCCTTAATTATCGGTTTTGGTACAAAAATTATTTCTGCACTTATCGCATTAGTCATGATTGGAGCAATGATAAAAGTAAAATTTGCAGTTGGTATTTTCGGTAATGGACAAATGGCTGGGTATGAGCTAGATTTAGCATTTCTAGCAATGGCTGTCTATCTGTTGATTAATGGAAGCAAGCTATTTTCTGTGCATCACTTCATTTTTTCAAAAGAAGAAGATGTTAAAATTAGTAAATAG